A single genomic interval of SAR202 cluster bacterium harbors:
- a CDS encoding methyltransferase domain-containing protein produces the protein MFSFGQYDRWHKRLVLELGDLSGKRVLDLCTGTGMVAQRMARGCSEVEVVAADLSAAMLAEAKENLAFEIAKG, from the coding sequence GTGTTTAGTTTCGGGCAGTATGACAGGTGGCACAAGCGGCTGGTCTTGGAGTTGGGTGACCTTTCGGGGAAGCGGGTGTTGGACTTGTGCACAGGGACGGGGATGGTGGCCCAGAGGATGGCGCGGGGGTGTTCGGAGGTGGAGGTGGTGGCGGCGGATTTGAGCGCGGCTATGCTGGCGGAGGCGAAGGAGAACCTGGCATTCGAGATAGCTAAAGGGC